Below is a genomic region from Candidatus Methylomirabilota bacterium.
GCGCGACGTTCGCGCTCACCGTCATCGTGCCGTTCGCGGTGAAGTTCCTCGTCGCCTACAAGACCGAGAACCTCGTGGCCACGATCTCGGTGAACCGATACGTGGACTTCGTCCTGAAGTTCACGATCGCCTTCGGGCTGGTGTTCGAGATGCCGCTGGCCATCACCCTCGCATCGCGGCTCGGCCTGGTGACACCCGAATTCCTGGCGCGAAACCGCAAGTACGCCATCCTGATCAACTTCATCATCGCGGCGATCCTGACCCCGACCCCGGACGCGTTCAATCAGTGCCTGATGGCTGGCCCGCTCTGCCTTCTCTACGAAGCGGGGATCTGGGCGGCGCGGCTCTTCGGGCGGCGGCCGGTGAAGCAGCCCGCCTGACGCCGGATGGAGTTCGGCGAGCTCGACCTTCCGGAGCCGGTCCGCGAAGGTATCCGCGTCGCCGGCTTCACGACGGCGACGCCGATTCAGGAGGCCGCGCTGCCGGTCGCGCTCCGGGGCAAGGACGTGGCCGGGCAGGCCCAGACCGGCACCGGGAAGACGGCGGCCTTCCTCATCGCGACCTTCACGCGGCTCCTCCGGGCCTCCTCCGCGCCCCGGCGGGACGGGAATCCCCGAGCTCTCATCATCGCGCCGACGCGCGAGCTGGTCGTCCAGATCGAGACCGATGCCCGGCTCCTCGGCCAGTTCACCGGCCTGCGGCCCCTGGTCGTCTACGGTGGCGTGGACTACGCGAAGCAGCGCGAGGCTCTCCGGGGGCCGGTCGACCTCCTGATCGGGACGCCCGGCCGTCTCATCGACTACCTGAAGCAGCGCGTGTGGACCCCGGCCCACGTGGAGGTGCTCATCCTCGACGAGGCGGACCGGATGTTCGACATGGGGTTCATCGCCGACATCCGGTGGATCCTCCGCCGGCTGCCGCCCCCGGAGGCCCGCCAGTCCTTCCTGTTCTCGGCGACGCTGTCGTTCCGGGTCCTCGAGCTGACGTACGAGTTCATGAACAACCCGGTGCAGATCACGGTGTCGCCGGAGCACGTCACGGTGGAGCAAGTCGAGCAGGTCCTGTATCACGTCGGGCACCACGAGAAGTTCGGACTCTTGCTCGGGCTCCTGCGCGCGGAGCAGGGCTCGCGCGTCCTCATCTTCGCCAACACGCGGGAGGAGGCGCGCCGGCTGGTCGACCGACTCGAGCGCAACGGCCACCGGGCGCGCCCGCTCATCGGAGACCTCGATCAGCGACAGCGGCTCCGGACGCTCACCGACTTCAAGGACGGCAAGTTCCCCGTCCTCGTCGCGACCGACGTGGCGTCCCGCGGGCTCCACATCCCCGAGGTCAGCCACGTCTACAACTGGGATCTGCCGCAGGACGCGGAAGACTACGTCCACCGGATCGGCCGCACCGCCCGGGCCGGCGCCTTCGGAAAGGCCATCAGCCTGGTGGACGAGGCGAGCGCCTTCTTCCTCGAGAGCGTGGAGCGGTTCATCGGCCAGCGGATCCGCGTCGAGTGGGCGGACGACGGCCTGTACCTGCCCGAGATCAAGCCGACGGTGGCCGAGCGCCGCCAGGCCGCCGCCGAGCGCGATGCGCGGCGGGCCCAGGCCCAGAGCCGCGCTCCGCGCGAACGCTTCCACGGCGGCGGCCGCGGGCCGAGCGGCGAGCGCCCCCCGCCCCGCCGCGAGGCGGCCGCCCCGCGGGCCGCCGAGGCCGGCGAGGCTCGCGGCGCGCCGGGCGCCGCGGGGAGGACCGGCCGGCACCGGCGGCGGCGAGGCCGGGGGCCCCGTGGGGCGCCGGGGGCCGGTCCGGAGCCGCCGCGGCCCGCCACCTAACTTAACTAACTCTAGGCCGCGGCCGCGGGCCGACCGCGGGCGATCAGTTTCGGCCCGTGGCTGAATGGATTCTGACCGGTTGGCGGCCCGGTCACTCCCGAGCGGCCTGGGACGCCACGATTTCTCGGCCATGTGCGCGGCGTCCGGATCTGGTACGGCTCTTGCGGGAGCTCCCGGGAACCGCCCATGTCGCTTCGCTTCCCGCGCCCATTCCACGCCGGCCCGCCCGGGTCGAGCCTCGCCATCCTCGGTCTCGGCCCGGACACCGCGCGCGCCCGATGAGCCTCGATGTCGCCCTCGTGCTGGCGACCGCGGGTGCCGGAGTCATCCTCGGCCTCGGCGCCATCCCGAGGGCATGGCGCCCGCGCGGGCCGGTCGCCAGCGCCGGAGCGACGGGCCGACGGTCGCCCGGCGAGGGCGAGCCCCACGCGCGTGATGCAGAGACGCTGCTGGAGATCGCGCGCGCCGCCGGCTCGACGCTGGACGAGACGGAGCTCTTCGGCCTCATCACCCGACGCGCGGCCAGCGCCTGCGGCGCCGATCACTGCACCATGTACCGCTACATCGCCGACGAAGCGGGCGAATGGATCACCGCCGCGCCCTCGCCGTCGTCCGACGGCACGGCGGACGAGGCGGCCCGGGGAAAGCGCCGCCTCCAGACCGTCCCCTTCCTCGAGGAGGCCGTACGGCTGCGGGCGCCGGTCTGCATCGCCGACCCCGGACGCGATCCCCGAGTCCCGCGGGCCTGGTTCGAGAGCCATCGCCCGGCGTCCCTCGTCACCGTGCCCGTCGTCCACGGAGACCGCGTCCTCGGGCTGCTGACGTTCGAGTACCTGGCGGGGTCCCGGATCATCGACGCCGCCACGCTCGATCGCGCCCGGGCCCTGGCCGAGCAGGTGGCCCTGGCGACCCAGAATGCCCGCCTCTACGCCGATGCCGAGGCGCGTCGGCGCGAGGCCGAGGTCGTCGCGGAGCTCGCGGCGGCCATCAATGCGTCGCTGGACCTCGATACGGTCCTGGCCCGGATCGCCGAGGGAGCCCGAGAGCTGTGCCGCAGCGAGATCGCCGCCATTGCCCTGCGCGATCCCGAGACCGACGCGATGCGCCTCCGGTACCGCACCGGCCCGATCGGGGCCCTCCCGGACGCCGGCGACCGGGAATCCGGCTCGGCGGAAGCGTGGCGGTATCACGCCGGAGTGAGCGAGTACGCCGCGGTCATGCGGCAGGAGGGCGTCGTCACGGCGCTGATGGCCGAGATCCGGAGCGAGCAGGGCGTGGAAGGTCTGCTCTACGCCGGCAACCGCTCGCCGCGGCCCTTCACGCCCGGCGACAAGGCCATCCTGACGCGCCTCAGTGACCACGCCGCCATCGCGATCCGGAACGGCCGCCTGTACGCGGACGCGCAGATGCGGCTCGGCCGGATGCGGCGGCTCGCCGAGCTCGGCCGCCTCATCAGCTCCTCGCTCGATTACCAGCAGGTCCTCGACTTCGTGACCGGATCGGCGCTCGAGCTCCTGAACGGCGACATGGCGCGGCTGTGGGTGGTGGACGACGCGGCCGGCGTCGTCCGGCTGGCGGCCCACCGGGAGCGAGACGCCGGCCCGTCCGGGGTCCAGCCGGTGGCGGAGTTCCCGCTGGGCGAGGGGATCGTCGGGTGGGTCATCGAGCACAAGGCCAGGCACTACGCGCCCCACCTCGCCTTCGAGCAGCTCCAGATGGACCCGGAGTGGATCCGGGCGGAAGGGTACGTCTCCCAGATCGCGGTTCCCCTGGTGGTCGGCGAGCGGCCGCTCGGCGTCCTGGTGGTTCTCACCAAGACCGCGCGCCGGTTCAGCCCGGAGGACGAGGAAGCCCTGGGGCTCTTCGCGTCGGAAGCGGCGACGGCCCT
It encodes:
- a CDS encoding DEAD/DEAH box helicase — its product is MEFGELDLPEPVREGIRVAGFTTATPIQEAALPVALRGKDVAGQAQTGTGKTAAFLIATFTRLLRASSAPRRDGNPRALIIAPTRELVVQIETDARLLGQFTGLRPLVVYGGVDYAKQREALRGPVDLLIGTPGRLIDYLKQRVWTPAHVEVLILDEADRMFDMGFIADIRWILRRLPPPEARQSFLFSATLSFRVLELTYEFMNNPVQITVSPEHVTVEQVEQVLYHVGHHEKFGLLLGLLRAEQGSRVLIFANTREEARRLVDRLERNGHRARPLIGDLDQRQRLRTLTDFKDGKFPVLVATDVASRGLHIPEVSHVYNWDLPQDAEDYVHRIGRTARAGAFGKAISLVDEASAFFLESVERFIGQRIRVEWADDGLYLPEIKPTVAERRQAAAERDARRAQAQSRAPRERFHGGGRGPSGERPPPRREAAAPRAAEAGEARGAPGAAGRTGRHRRRRGRGPRGAPGAGPEPPRPAT
- the tatC gene encoding twin-arginine translocase subunit TatC, with the protein product MADDDVKEGGIPDGRMPFLAHLGELRQRIIVSLVALGVGFAVTFSFSEQIIAWLARPLPVKLAFLEPTEPFWVNMKVALIAGLFLVLPIILYEVWAFVAPGLLPHERKFALPFVFLSTLFFALGATFALTVIVPFAVKFLVAYKTENLVATISVNRYVDFVLKFTIAFGLVFEMPLAITLASRLGLVTPEFLARNRKYAILINFIIAAILTPTPDAFNQCLMAGPLCLLYEAGIWAARLFGRRPVKQPA
- a CDS encoding GAF domain-containing protein, with the protein product MSLDVALVLATAGAGVILGLGAIPRAWRPRGPVASAGATGRRSPGEGEPHARDAETLLEIARAAGSTLDETELFGLITRRAASACGADHCTMYRYIADEAGEWITAAPSPSSDGTADEAARGKRRLQTVPFLEEAVRLRAPVCIADPGRDPRVPRAWFESHRPASLVTVPVVHGDRVLGLLTFEYLAGSRIIDAATLDRARALAEQVALATQNARLYADAEARRREAEVVAELAAAINASLDLDTVLARIAEGARELCRSEIAAIALRDPETDAMRLRYRTGPIGALPDAGDRESGSAEAWRYHAGVSEYAAVMRQEGVVTALMAEIRSEQGVEGLLYAGNRSPRPFTPGDKAILTRLSDHAAIAIRNGRLYADAQMRLGRMRRLAELGRLISSSLDYQQVLDFVTGSALELLNGDMARLWVVDDAAGVVRLAAHRERDAGPSGVQPVAEFPLGEGIVGWVIEHKARHYAPHLAFEQLQMDPEWIRAEGYVSQIAVPLVVGERPLGVLVVLTKTARRFSPEDEEALGLFASEAATALEHARLYQTTQRAYQELARTQEQLIHAQKMEAIGRLAGGVAHDFNNLLTVIRGYTELMLEELPPEAPIALQLGLIQRTTDRAAALTRQLLAFSRRQLLQPIVLDLNGVVAEMEKMLRVLIGEDVELVTLLDPALGRVRADAGQLEQVLMNLAVNARDAMPGGGRLTIGTANVALDGADARRAVGIEPGRYVALTVGDTGVGMDAATQARVFEPFFTTKGPGKGTGLGLATVYGIVQQSGGHVTVESAPGRGAMFTVRLPRVEEALEVLEPDVPTGGPRSGSETILLVEDEDEVRGLVRKMLRVRGYTVLEAGGGPQALELSRTHPGPIDLLVTDVVMPQMSGAELASRLTPLRPAMRVLYISGYTDDAIGHHGVLEPGVAFLHKPFTAQALATKVREALETAARAAVASSEAS